The genomic DNA CTCCCAGCCGCTCATCGTGGTGGCCAATGTGACCGTGGGCCTCGAGGCCTACGTGCTGGACCTCACGACGCTCACGGCCCAGAAGATCGGGGCGACCATCCCCACGGGATTCACCCCGACCTCCGTGGCCGTGTATGCCAGTGAGAGCGGGCGCTACTACGCCTTCGCGGGCAGCGAGGCGGGCACGGTGGCGCAGTTCGAGCTGACCTCCCAGACGGATGGTGGGACCGCCTCCGGCGCGGTGCGGACCATCGAAGTGGGTGGCCCCGTGGCGGGGCTGGCCGTCGATGACGAGCTGGGCGTGCTCTATGTCGTCCAGCAGGGCGTGGGCATCTGGCAGTACCGCGCCGAGCCCACCTCCACGGAGAAGCGCGTGTCGGTGGACTCCGTCTCCGCCACGGGGCTCGTGCAGCCCCTGGGCGGTGTGGCCCTGTACACGGCGTCCAACAACCGGGGTTATCTGCTGGCGGTCAATAGTGGCACGGGGCCGGTGCGCATCTACGACCGGGCGATCGACGCGCATACCTACCGGGGCCGCTTCGACGTCGTGCAGGACGGCGGCATCGACGGGGTGGACAGCCCCCGTTTCGTCGCGGTGTCCAACCGCTCCCTGGGCTCGTTCTTCCCCCTGGGTGTGGTGGCCGTGCACGATGGCCTCGACACCGGGGGCAGCGAGAACTTCAAGCTCGTGGACTGGTCCACGCTCGCCCGGAGCTTCCCGACTCCCCTCGAGGTGGACACCGGTGGCCCTCCGCAGCCGACGGATGGGGGGACCGATGGGGGCGTGGCCGATGGGGGTCCCGGCACCGGAATCGGAGGGGGGCCGGGCGGAGGAGGGGGCGGCGGCGGCGGCATTCCGAACAGTGACGGTTGTGGGTGCTCCTCGGCGTCCCTGCCCGGCACCGTGCTGTTCGTGCTGGCGGGCGCGCTGTTGCTCTCGCGCCGCCGCTCCGACGTCTGATGCGGGTTGCCAGGGTGGGGGGGCTGGGCTCAACTCCGCGCCCTCATGTCCCTCTCCCGCCTCTTCCTCGCCTGTGTGGCCCTCGCGGCCTCCGGTTGTGCCAGCAGCACGCCTCGTTCCCCGGAGCCGCGTCCCGTCGCGGCCGCCGTCGCGCCTCCCGCCTCCACCGAGCCCGTGCGGCTCACCCTGGTGGGGACGAATGACTTCCATGGGTGGTTGATGCCCCACACCACCGTGTTGCCCGGCGGCGCCACGGTGGAGGAGGGCGGGGCGGCCAGCTTCGCGGGCTACATGGCCCGGCTGCGCGCGGACAACCCGGGCGGCGTGCTGCTGCTGGACGCGGGAGACCTCTTCCAGGGGACGCTCGCCTCCAACCTCACCGAGGGGGCGGCCGTCGTCGAGGTCTACAACCACCTGGGCTACACCGCCGCGGCGCTCGGCAATCACGAGTTCGACTACGGCCCGGTGGGACCCAGGTCGGTGCCCGGGCCGGGCGAGGACGCGTTCGGGGCGCTCACCGCCCGCATCCATCAGGCGCGCTTCCCGCTGCTGAGCGCGAACGTGCGCGAGGCCTCCTCGGGCCGGGTGCCCGCGTGGCTTGGCAATGACGGCACCCTGCTGGTGACGGTGAAGGGCGTGAAGGTGGGGCTCGTGGGGCTCACCACGCCGTCCACCGCGCGTATCGGCAATCCCGCCCATGTGGCGTCGCTGCGCTTCGTGGACCTGCTGCCCGCCACGCTGGAGGCGGTGAAGCACCTGCGCGCCCAGGGCGCCGAGGTGGTGGTGGGCCTCGCGCACGCCGGAGGCAAGTGCTCGGACCTGTCCAATCCGCGGGACACCTCGAGTTGCGATCGCGCCGATGGGGAAATCCAAGCCCTGGTCGAGGCCTTGCCTCCGGGCACCCTGGAGGCCGTCTTCGCGGGGCACACCCACCAGGCCATGGGCCACTTCTTCGGGGAGGTGCCCGTGTTGTCCACCTCGGGGCAGGGCCGCTCCTTCGGGGTGCTGGAGCTCTTCGTGGACCCGGTGGCGCGCAAGCTCCTGCCCGAGCGCACCCGGCTCCAGGCCGCCGTGCCCGTGTGCGCCCGGGTGGAGGAGACGAGTGGCTCCTGTGACGCGCGCAAGCTCAAGGCCCTGGGCGCGGAGGTGAAGCTCGTGCCGCCCACCTTCCTCGGGGGGCCGGTGGTGGCGGATCCGGCGGTGGAGGCGATCATCCATCCCGTGCTCGCGCGCGTGGAGGCCGAGCAGCGCCGGCCCCTGGGCGTCACCGTCACCACCCCCCTGGGTCGCGATTACGAGGGGGAGAGCGCTCTTGGAAATGTCCTCACGGACGCGCTCCGGGAGATGGAGAAGGCGGACGTGGCCCTGCTCAACGCGGGAGGCCTGCGCGCCAACCTCAAGGCGGGGCCGCTGACCTACGGAGA from Melittangium boletus DSM 14713 includes the following:
- a CDS encoding myxosortase-dependent phytase-like phosphatase, encoding MRSPSLLALAVLLSGVPVLAQTQTPVRVVPIVETQPVLGSGSTIQGAALWVHPKTPASSQLLVADRQAGLLSYELNGAARPVLVVGSLAGVDVQDGFVLDGVSQPLIVVANVTVGLEAYVLDLTTLTAQKIGATIPTGFTPTSVAVYASESGRYYAFAGSEAGTVAQFELTSQTDGGTASGAVRTIEVGGPVAGLAVDDELGVLYVVQQGVGIWQYRAEPTSTEKRVSVDSVSATGLVQPLGGVALYTASNNRGYLLAVNSGTGPVRIYDRAIDAHTYRGRFDVVQDGGIDGVDSPRFVAVSNRSLGSFFPLGVVAVHDGLDTGGSENFKLVDWSTLARSFPTPLEVDTGGPPQPTDGGTDGGVADGGPGTGIGGGPGGGGGGGGGIPNSDGCGCSSASLPGTVLFVLAGALLLSRRRSDV
- a CDS encoding bifunctional metallophosphatase/5'-nucleotidase; amino-acid sequence: MSLSRLFLACVALAASGCASSTPRSPEPRPVAAAVAPPASTEPVRLTLVGTNDFHGWLMPHTTVLPGGATVEEGGAASFAGYMARLRADNPGGVLLLDAGDLFQGTLASNLTEGAAVVEVYNHLGYTAAALGNHEFDYGPVGPRSVPGPGEDAFGALTARIHQARFPLLSANVREASSGRVPAWLGNDGTLLVTVKGVKVGLVGLTTPSTARIGNPAHVASLRFVDLLPATLEAVKHLRAQGAEVVVGLAHAGGKCSDLSNPRDTSSCDRADGEIQALVEALPPGTLEAVFAGHTHQAMGHFFGEVPVLSTSGQGRSFGVLELFVDPVARKLLPERTRLQAAVPVCARVEETSGSCDARKLKALGAEVKLVPPTFLGGPVVADPAVEAIIHPVLARVEAEQRRPLGVTVTTPLGRDYEGESALGNVLTDALREMEKADVALLNAGGLRANLKAGPLTYGDVYEVLPFDNTVAIVTLTGDELRRLLGAAYGAGNSLFQESGLKVTLARCTGPQRFKDASLANGRPIDSKRLYRVVLPDFLARGAGGLGAVLSQVPAERIDLGLGRELLLRDAVSTWWQRQGKPVVAPATGRISYVDDGAPCAPRERNERP